From the Butyrivibrio fibrisolvens genome, one window contains:
- a CDS encoding glycoside hydrolase family 2 protein, whose protein sequence is MDLTDITRSMVRSKEPVALKQLDTPWTDKALTSKCPKSEYPRPQFVRDSYISLNGIWGFCVTDSPSIPRKKDICGSIRVPFSPESMLSKVDITAGSRKTLLPHVLKPGEYLWYYRKVDVVGRPDASSRLLLHFGAVDQVCDVYINGHSVAHHEGGYLPFTIDVTRYSQKDYFDLKVCVTDVTDTSWLSRGKQTLNRGGMFYSAQSGIWQSVWMEWVPDTAILKVVAEPSKDLSFVKIRLTVTKPCDVIIRQIPDSRIGQKDDIGGEESELFEKMITADKFHPCDPLEAQTDHPIPSSDTIPMDTLYAYTTKVGILIEDAKLWTPENPYLYHIEIIARDEEGSTDKVKSYFGMRTYTMEQDAKRHMRFCLNHKPYFIKGVLDQGYWPDGLMTAPCDAALIYDIKTMKKLGFNTLRKHIKIEESRYYYHCDRLGMLVVQDMVSGGSTYDKPLVTYLPNLFPNIMQTLDDSAKSYKFLARSDAAGRQAFVAEMRSTASYLKNCTSIAIWTIFNEGWGQFDAATLPGILKFIDNTRPIDAASGWFDQGSGDFNSIHNYFRKPSVPVDKHKRACFLSECGGLTYYMEGHCASRKTYGYATYKSRKKMNEDYGQFIHYEILPLETKGLCGFIYTQVSDVEDEVNGILTYDRKVVKIRTKIW, encoded by the coding sequence ATGGATCTTACAGATATCACTCGCAGTATGGTGCGAAGCAAGGAACCTGTAGCTTTAAAGCAGCTTGATACTCCATGGACAGACAAGGCGCTTACAAGTAAGTGCCCTAAATCAGAATATCCAAGACCCCAGTTCGTGAGGGATAGTTATATATCTCTTAACGGAATCTGGGGTTTTTGTGTTACTGATTCGCCTTCGATTCCACGGAAGAAGGATATATGCGGGAGTATAAGAGTGCCTTTTTCTCCGGAGAGTATGCTTTCGAAAGTTGATATTACGGCTGGCAGCAGGAAGACTCTCCTTCCGCATGTCCTAAAGCCGGGCGAGTATCTCTGGTATTACAGGAAGGTTGACGTTGTGGGAAGGCCTGATGCTTCGTCCCGTCTTCTCCTTCACTTTGGAGCAGTGGATCAGGTGTGTGATGTCTATATAAACGGACACAGCGTGGCACATCATGAGGGAGGGTATCTTCCCTTTACTATTGATGTAACAAGATATTCCCAAAAAGACTACTTTGATCTTAAAGTATGCGTTACAGATGTAACTGACACGTCCTGGCTTTCAAGAGGCAAACAGACGCTAAATAGAGGCGGTATGTTCTACTCTGCCCAGAGCGGGATATGGCAGAGCGTGTGGATGGAGTGGGTGCCTGATACGGCTATCCTCAAGGTGGTTGCAGAGCCTTCCAAGGATCTTTCTTTTGTGAAAATAAGGCTGACGGTGACAAAGCCATGTGATGTGATCATAAGGCAGATTCCGGATAGTAGGATAGGACAAAAGGATGATATAGGGGGTGAAGAATCGGAGTTATTTGAAAAGATGATAACAGCAGATAAATTCCACCCCTGTGATCCTCTTGAAGCGCAGACCGATCATCCTATACCGTCATCAGATACTATCCCAATGGATACCTTGTATGCGTATACAACTAAGGTCGGAATACTGATAGAGGATGCAAAACTCTGGACACCGGAGAATCCATATCTATATCATATAGAGATAATTGCAAGAGACGAAGAAGGCAGTACAGACAAGGTTAAGTCCTATTTTGGTATGAGGACCTATACCATGGAGCAGGATGCCAAGAGGCATATGAGATTCTGCCTGAATCATAAGCCTTATTTTATAAAAGGAGTCCTGGATCAGGGCTACTGGCCTGATGGTCTTATGACTGCGCCTTGCGACGCTGCACTTATCTATGATATCAAGACTATGAAGAAACTTGGATTCAACACGCTTCGTAAGCATATCAAGATAGAGGAATCAAGATATTATTATCATTGCGACAGACTTGGCATGCTGGTAGTTCAGGATATGGTCAGCGGCGGATCAACTTATGACAAGCCACTTGTAACGTATCTGCCCAATCTTTTTCCAAATATAATGCAGACACTGGATGACTCGGCCAAGAGTTACAAGTTCCTTGCAAGATCGGATGCGGCAGGAAGACAGGCCTTTGTGGCAGAGATGCGCAGCACGGCTTCCTATCTTAAGAACTGCACATCTATAGCTATATGGACTATCTTCAATGAAGGCTGGGGGCAGTTTGATGCTGCGACGCTTCCGGGTATCCTTAAGTTCATTGATAATACAAGGCCTATAGATGCGGCCAGTGGCTGGTTCGATCAAGGGTCAGGAGATTTCAACAGCATACATAACTATTTCAGGAAGCCTTCTGTTCCGGTTGATAAGCATAAAAGAGCATGTTTTCTTTCAGAGTGCGGCGGCCTTACCTACTATATGGAGGGACACTGCGCCAGCAGGAAAACCTACGGCTATGCGACCTATAAGAGCAGGAAGAAGATGAATGAAGACTATGGGCAGTTCATCCATTACGAGATACTGCCTCTTGAAACAAAAGGACTGTGCGGATTCATCTATACGCAGGTAAGTGATGTAGAGGATGAAGTCAACGGTATCCTGACTTATGATAGAAAAGTAGTGAAGATCAGGACGAAGATATGGTAA
- the araA gene encoding L-arabinose isomerase, whose translation MKLNKNYKFWFATGSQDLYGDECLNKVAAHSKEIVAGLNASGKLPFEVVLKPTLISQASIRQTFNDANNDPECAGVITWMHTFSPAKMWILGLQEYRKPLCHLHTQFNEEIPYDTIDMDFMNENQSAHGDREYGHIVSRMGIERKIIVGHWQDPEVVEELSGWMYTAVGAIESSHIRVCRFGDNMNNVAVTEGDKVEAQIKFGWEIDHYNVNDLVEIVDAVSESDVNALTDEYYSKYKILLEGRDADEFRRHVAVQARQEIGLRKFLEDNDYHAVVTHFGMLGGLKQLPGLAIQRLMEDGYGFGAEGDWKTAALVRLMKLMTAGKKDAKGTSFMEDYTYNFVKGKEGILQAHMLEVCPSIADGEISIKACPLSMGNREDPARLVFTAKEGKGVACSLIDLGHRFRLIINAVDVKKTEKPMPKLPVATAFWTPEPDLKTGAAAWILAGGAHHTSFSYDLTVQQMVDLADTFGIESVVIDKDTNLKSLKNELRWNEMFFSRR comes from the coding sequence ATGAAGCTTAACAAAAATTACAAGTTCTGGTTTGCAACCGGTTCACAGGATCTGTACGGAGATGAGTGCCTTAACAAGGTAGCAGCTCATTCTAAAGAAATAGTTGCAGGCCTCAATGCAAGCGGCAAGCTTCCCTTTGAAGTTGTCCTTAAGCCTACACTTATAAGTCAGGCATCAATAAGACAGACCTTCAATGATGCCAACAACGATCCCGAGTGCGCAGGCGTTATCACATGGATGCACACTTTCTCACCTGCCAAGATGTGGATACTGGGCCTTCAGGAGTATCGTAAGCCCCTGTGCCATCTCCACACTCAGTTCAATGAAGAGATCCCTTATGACACAATTGACATGGACTTCATGAATGAGAACCAGTCAGCTCATGGTGACAGAGAGTATGGTCACATCGTATCCCGCATGGGTATCGAGCGCAAGATCATAGTAGGACACTGGCAGGATCCTGAAGTTGTAGAAGAGCTCTCCGGCTGGATGTACACAGCAGTTGGCGCCATCGAGTCATCACATATCCGTGTATGCCGCTTTGGTGACAACATGAACAACGTAGCTGTCACAGAAGGTGACAAGGTTGAAGCTCAGATCAAATTCGGCTGGGAGATCGACCACTACAACGTTAACGACCTTGTAGAGATCGTAGATGCTGTATCAGAATCAGATGTTAATGCTCTTACAGATGAGTATTACTCCAAGTATAAAATCCTTCTTGAAGGTAGAGATGCTGATGAGTTCAGAAGACATGTAGCAGTTCAGGCTCGTCAGGAGATAGGACTTAGAAAATTCCTTGAGGACAATGATTATCATGCAGTAGTAACACACTTTGGAATGCTTGGCGGTCTTAAGCAGCTCCCGGGACTTGCTATCCAGAGACTTATGGAAGATGGATACGGCTTTGGCGCAGAAGGCGACTGGAAGACAGCAGCACTTGTACGTCTCATGAAGCTCATGACAGCAGGCAAGAAAGATGCCAAGGGCACATCATTCATGGAAGACTATACATACAACTTCGTTAAGGGCAAAGAAGGTATACTCCAGGCCCACATGCTTGAAGTATGTCCATCTATAGCTGACGGAGAGATTTCTATCAAGGCTTGCCCTCTTTCTATGGGTAACAGGGAAGATCCTGCACGTCTTGTATTTACAGCTAAGGAAGGAAAAGGCGTTGCTTGCTCACTTATAGACCTCGGTCACAGATTCCGTCTTATCATCAATGCTGTTGATGTTAAAAAGACTGAAAAGCCTATGCCAAAGCTTCCAGTAGCAACAGCTTTCTGGACACCTGAACCTGACCTTAAGACAGGCGCAGCTGCATGGATCCTTGCAGGCGGAGCTCATCATACATCATTCTCATATGACCTTACAGTGCAGCAGATGGTAGATCTTGCTGATACATTTGGTATAGAGAGCGTTGTAATTGACAAAGACACTAATCTAAAGAGCCTTAAGAACGAACTTAGATGGAATGAGATGTTCTTTTCAAGACGCTAA
- a CDS encoding flavin reductase family protein translates to MSKIQFPKPGNFIYPVPAVMVSCQGTDGKPNIITIAWTGTICSDPPMAYISVRKERHSYEMIKESGCFVINLPDKALAHACDYCGCTSGRKVDKFKECHLTPAKSSVISAPMIEEAPVSIECKVTQILPLGTHDMFLAEVVAVHVDDRYMDGKNAFHMDDIGMIAYEHGTYRELGDKLGTFGFAVRKKTAKDKTPSSKDKKSKPLQTAKNAKQKKDPSFAKANSEKSKKDKASKKALSGKNASKEKPKKGNRTSNNKH, encoded by the coding sequence ATGAGCAAAATACAATTTCCAAAACCCGGTAATTTTATATATCCTGTTCCTGCCGTGATGGTCAGCTGTCAGGGCACTGATGGTAAACCCAATATAATAACCATAGCCTGGACCGGCACCATCTGTTCTGATCCGCCTATGGCATATATCTCTGTAAGAAAAGAAAGACACTCCTATGAGATGATCAAAGAAAGCGGATGCTTTGTTATAAATCTTCCGGACAAGGCTCTGGCTCATGCCTGCGACTACTGCGGCTGCACATCAGGGCGTAAAGTTGATAAATTCAAAGAGTGTCACTTAACACCAGCCAAGAGTTCTGTAATATCAGCTCCTATGATCGAGGAAGCCCCTGTGTCTATCGAATGCAAAGTCACTCAGATATTGCCACTTGGCACTCATGACATGTTCCTTGCAGAGGTTGTAGCTGTACATGTTGATGACAGATATATGGATGGCAAGAACGCATTCCATATGGACGACATAGGTATGATCGCTTATGAGCATGGCACTTACAGAGAACTTGGTGACAAGCTCGGAACCTTCGGCTTCGCTGTCAGGAAGAAGACTGCCAAAGACAAGACCCCTTCTTCTAAAGATAAGAAAAGTAAACCTTTGCAGACAGCCAAAAATGCAAAGCAAAAGAAAGATCCTTCCTTTGCAAAAGCAAATAGTGAAAAAAGCAAAAAAGATAAAGCTTCAAAGAAAGCACTATCTGGGAAAAACGCAAGTAAGGAAAAGCCAAAAAAAGGAAATAGAACCTCTAATAATAAGCACTAA
- a CDS encoding xylulokinase, giving the protein MSSEIIKSGKTVVGIEFGSTRIKAVLTDMDHNVIAQGGHTWENRLENGIWTYSLDDIWSGLQDCYKNLAKDVKEKYGEDLTNIGALGFSAMMHGYMAFDKDGNLLVPFRTWRNSITQEASEKLTDLFGYHIPQRWSIAHLYQAILNGEEHVKDIAFVTTLAGYIHWQMTGEKVIGIGDGSGMFPIDSSIKDYNQKMLDQFDELIADKNLPWKIRDILPKNLVAGEKAGVLSEDGAKKLDVTGTLQAGCPVCPPEGDAGTGMVATNSVAKRTGNISAGTSVFSMVVLEKDLKKAHEELDLVTTPDGEQVAMVHCNNCTSDLNAYVGLFREFAHLTGNDISDNDLYGKLYLNALENGDADCGGLMAYNYVSGENITGFNEGRPLFVRRPDAKMNLANFMRTHLYTALGALKAGNDILMKEEGVQADYFYGQGGFFKVRGAGDRVMAAALNTEIRMMETAGEGGPWGQAILASFMLEKEDGESLEAYLANKVFKEGKVESCMPNAEDVKGFDKFMEDYLAVLPAERAAVETLK; this is encoded by the coding sequence ATGAGTAGCGAAATCATTAAAAGTGGTAAGACAGTAGTTGGAATAGAGTTTGGTTCTACCAGAATCAAAGCTGTTCTGACAGATATGGATCACAACGTGATCGCACAGGGAGGACACACCTGGGAGAACAGACTTGAGAACGGAATCTGGACCTATTCACTTGATGATATATGGTCAGGACTTCAGGACTGTTACAAGAATCTGGCTAAAGATGTCAAAGAAAAATATGGCGAAGACCTTACAAATATAGGTGCACTTGGATTTTCTGCCATGATGCACGGCTATATGGCATTCGATAAAGATGGCAACCTCCTTGTACCATTCCGTACATGGAGAAATTCTATAACACAGGAAGCTTCCGAGAAGCTTACAGACCTCTTTGGATATCACATCCCTCAGAGATGGTCTATCGCACACCTGTATCAGGCGATTCTTAACGGCGAAGAGCATGTCAAGGATATTGCCTTTGTTACAACTCTTGCAGGATATATCCACTGGCAGATGACTGGTGAGAAGGTTATCGGTATTGGCGATGGTTCAGGTATGTTCCCTATCGACTCTTCCATCAAGGACTACAACCAGAAGATGCTGGATCAGTTCGATGAGCTTATAGCTGACAAGAACCTCCCTTGGAAAATAAGAGACATCCTTCCAAAGAACCTTGTAGCAGGAGAAAAGGCAGGAGTTCTCTCAGAAGATGGTGCTAAGAAGCTTGATGTAACAGGTACACTTCAGGCCGGCTGCCCTGTATGTCCTCCTGAAGGAGACGCAGGTACAGGCATGGTAGCAACCAACTCAGTTGCTAAGCGTACAGGTAACATCTCCGCAGGTACATCAGTTTTCTCAATGGTGGTTTTGGAAAAAGATCTAAAGAAAGCTCATGAAGAACTTGATCTTGTAACAACTCCTGATGGAGAGCAGGTCGCAATGGTACACTGCAACAACTGCACATCAGATCTTAATGCATACGTAGGCCTCTTTAGAGAGTTCGCTCACCTTACAGGTAACGATATCAGTGACAACGACCTTTATGGCAAGCTCTATCTCAACGCTCTTGAAAACGGAGATGCAGATTGCGGCGGCCTTATGGCATACAACTATGTATCAGGTGAGAACATCACAGGTTTCAATGAAGGAAGACCACTCTTTGTACGTCGTCCTGATGCCAAGATGAACCTTGCCAACTTCATGCGTACACACCTTTATACAGCACTTGGTGCTCTTAAAGCAGGCAATGATATCCTCATGAAAGAAGAAGGCGTTCAGGCTGACTACTTCTATGGTCAGGGCGGATTCTTCAAGGTTAGAGGCGCTGGTGACAGAGTTATGGCAGCAGCTCTTAACACAGAGATCCGTATGATGGAGACAGCTGGTGAAGGCGGACCATGGGGCCAGGCTATACTTGCATCCTTCATGCTGGAAAAAGAGGATGGAGAAAGCCTTGAAGCTTACCTTGCAAATAAGGTATTCAAGGAAGGCAAGGTTGAATCCTGCATGCCTAATGCAGAAGATGTAAAGGGCTTTGATAAGTTCATGGAAGACTACCTTGCAGTACTTCCTGCAGAGCGCGCAGCGGTCGAGACACTTAAATAA
- a CDS encoding GntR family transcriptional regulator → MAKYQEIVGWISEQIDKGDYPPGSKIPSENELCRKFGISRQTVRHAIAYLIEDGKLTAERGSGTYVKGDFVENSSKRIAVVTTYVDSYIFPKTIQGIENKLTEYGYTMQLSFTGNTFTKERAILQDILDNGDVAGLIIEPSRSALPNPNIDLLTELERRGTRILFLNSNYTQLPFPHVSLADKECAYHAVRELIQAGHRSVACILKLDDRQGHERYSGYLKAMMEAGLPVRDEWVVWLDTDDISHMKDNYERIRRRFEGCTALFAYNDQVAVDAIGILQAAGIKVPGRMSVVSMDDSDMAMMNGLALDSVPHPKERLGAKAAENIIHLIHNKDFEGTFEFVEDVIQRGSVRSIKK, encoded by the coding sequence ATGGCCAAATACCAGGAGATTGTCGGATGGATATCCGAGCAGATTGATAAGGGGGATTATCCTCCGGGGAGTAAGATCCCTTCTGAAAACGAACTATGCAGGAAGTTTGGTATCAGCAGACAGACTGTGCGTCATGCCATTGCCTATCTTATAGAAGATGGCAAGCTCACAGCTGAAAGGGGAAGCGGAACCTATGTTAAGGGAGACTTCGTTGAGAACTCTTCCAAAAGGATCGCAGTAGTTACCACATACGTTGACAGTTACATATTCCCTAAGACGATTCAGGGAATTGAGAACAAGCTCACAGAGTATGGCTACACCATGCAGCTGTCCTTTACAGGCAATACTTTCACCAAGGAGAGAGCTATCCTTCAGGACATTCTTGATAACGGGGATGTGGCAGGTCTTATCATAGAGCCTTCCAGAAGCGCTCTTCCCAATCCAAACATAGATCTTCTTACAGAGCTTGAAAGAAGGGGGACCAGGATCCTGTTCCTTAACAGCAACTATACACAGCTTCCTTTTCCTCACGTATCCCTTGCGGATAAGGAATGCGCATATCATGCAGTAAGAGAGCTTATACAAGCCGGGCACCGCAGTGTCGCATGTATCCTTAAGCTTGATGACAGGCAGGGACATGAGCGTTACAGCGGATATCTCAAAGCCATGATGGAAGCAGGTCTCCCTGTCAGGGATGAATGGGTTGTATGGCTTGATACAGATGATATCTCACATATGAAAGACAATTATGAAAGGATCCGCAGGAGATTTGAAGGCTGCACAGCGCTTTTTGCCTACAATGATCAGGTTGCAGTGGATGCAATAGGCATCCTACAGGCAGCAGGGATCAAGGTTCCTGGTCGTATGTCTGTTGTGAGTATGGATGATTCTGACATGGCCATGATGAACGGCCTTGCCCTTGATTCTGTCCCGCATCCCAAGGAGAGACTTGGAGCCAAGGCAGCAGAGAATATCATACATCTTATACATAACAAGGATTTCGAAGGAACATTTGAATTTGTAGAGGATGTGATCCAGAGAGGCTCTGTCAGGAGTATAAAGAAGTAA
- a CDS encoding DUF975 family protein yields the protein MAKTSGVSTSMIKATARERLLGNYGTIIAASIVVNIIYFVSMLTILQITNIFISLTTQIIVDLLFGVFISGRCYMLMNLAYGQPVTFGDLFFGFKQNPDKAILIQLIYTIASLILQIPQFLHVAGLIPITWMAIGTLVLLIPYIIFAVAMSQTFFLLQDFPDNSVRQLVRKSISVMRHNYIKYIGFVLSFVPMMFIGVITFFIPLLWVEAYFNASRAMFYKEIISQR from the coding sequence ATGGCTAAAACATCAGGTGTTTCTACTTCTATGATCAAGGCGACTGCCAGAGAGAGGCTCCTTGGTAACTATGGCACTATAATTGCCGCAAGCATTGTGGTCAACATCATCTATTTTGTTAGTATGCTGACCATACTGCAGATAACAAATATATTTATATCGCTTACAACGCAGATCATTGTTGATCTGCTTTTTGGCGTCTTCATATCAGGTCGGTGCTATATGCTTATGAATCTTGCATATGGCCAGCCTGTAACTTTTGGAGATCTCTTCTTTGGATTTAAACAAAATCCTGACAAGGCAATCCTTATACAGCTGATCTATACTATAGCATCTCTTATTCTTCAGATACCACAGTTTCTGCATGTAGCAGGACTTATACCGATTACATGGATGGCTATAGGAACTCTGGTACTGCTGATTCCATATATCATCTTTGCTGTTGCTATGTCACAGACTTTTTTCCTGTTGCAGGATTTCCCGGACAATTCGGTAAGGCAGCTTGTCAGAAAGAGTATATCTGTGATGCGCCATAACTATATTAAATATATAGGTTTTGTACTAAGCTTTGTGCCGATGATGTTTATAGGCGTCATTACATTTTTTATACCGCTATTGTGGGTAGAAGCTTATTTTAATGCCAGCAGGGCGATGTTTTATAAAGAAATAATATCGCAGAGATAG
- a CDS encoding clostripain-related cysteine peptidase: MADKRPHSRTKTPSSGTGHVSKRGSGTGHGQVGNIGGLHGQQGSGSSSRPGASFGSSHKKGSSYGSGMGGGYYGSGSGGPSYGGMKILPLLVIIAVVFFFVMRGCGSDFISSDYYGQDTGTTTSTQGTGIGGSSYQGTSFSTTGSGWMTTQSSAYQDTSMSAVDTSVDASARDKFTKIKGGGEDTVTVMVYMCGADLESRSGMATRDLNEMVYADISDKVNVIVETGGAKKWQNSVVSASTNQRWKVEKGGLKALDKNVGKKQMTDPDTLVDFVNYAKENYPADRYMLIFWDHGGGSVSGYGYDELYPNRTMTIDEIQAALKKTGITYDFVGFDACLMAGMETAMAVEPCADYLIASEETEPGTGWYYTNWLTDLSNNTSIATVDLAKRIIDDFTSASASASSRSKTTLSIIDLAEFKGVIPDVLAGFGTSLNAQLKSEDYQQVAKARSDTREFASSSHIDQVDLVNFCNNLGTDEAMKLADAVKGCVKYNKTYNVTNAYGMSVYFPYSSLKSVNSMVKIYENLDMDGSYSDSIKSFATLESSGQIVTSQAPQGTGLFDVLLGGTGSSSSSSSSVDLTSILMQALSGSMTSTNSSYSGSGSGYGSLLDYASLLGGSGIVSSDSISDIASLLGNRAVITSDDLALTSKGGQDVVTLSDEQWAQMKSVGLNVFVDDGAGYIDLGIDNVASYNDDGDLIVSYDGTWMAINGQVVAFYICQDDYDEETGYYYTMGYIPAELNGVYVNILVEFSSDNEEGVVLGASEVYEGTDGEKTFSTEGKGMIEITEGDEIDFLCDYYSYDGTFQDSYYLNDTSLVVGSDGLYIQTLTLDNEGIYYSYRLTDYYNANYWTPVKKLEG; encoded by the coding sequence ATGGCAGATAAACGTCCACATTCAAGAACCAAAACACCATCTTCGGGAACAGGTCATGTCAGTAAAAGGGGCAGTGGCACAGGTCACGGTCAGGTCGGCAACATAGGAGGCCTTCACGGGCAGCAAGGCTCAGGCTCATCTTCTCGTCCGGGAGCATCTTTTGGATCATCTCACAAAAAAGGTAGCAGCTACGGCTCCGGAATGGGAGGCGGCTATTATGGCTCAGGTTCAGGCGGCCCTTCATATGGCGGCATGAAGATTCTTCCGCTACTTGTAATCATCGCGGTTGTATTCTTTTTTGTAATGAGAGGATGTGGATCGGATTTCATATCTTCTGATTATTATGGTCAGGATACAGGTACTACCACATCTACCCAGGGTACCGGAATAGGTGGAAGTTCATATCAGGGGACATCTTTTTCTACAACGGGGTCAGGTTGGATGACAACGCAGTCATCAGCTTATCAGGATACATCTATGTCAGCAGTTGATACATCCGTTGATGCATCAGCAAGAGATAAGTTCACTAAGATCAAAGGCGGCGGAGAAGACACTGTAACAGTAATGGTATACATGTGCGGAGCTGACCTTGAGTCAAGGAGCGGTATGGCAACCAGAGACCTTAACGAGATGGTTTATGCCGATATCTCTGACAAGGTCAATGTCATCGTAGAAACAGGCGGTGCCAAAAAGTGGCAGAATTCTGTAGTGAGCGCATCTACCAACCAGCGCTGGAAGGTTGAAAAGGGCGGTCTTAAAGCCCTTGATAAGAATGTTGGCAAGAAGCAGATGACTGATCCAGATACTCTCGTAGACTTTGTAAATTATGCCAAAGAGAACTATCCGGCAGACAGATATATGCTCATATTCTGGGATCACGGCGGAGGATCTGTATCAGGATATGGCTATGACGAACTGTATCCTAACAGGACCATGACAATAGATGAGATACAGGCAGCTCTTAAAAAGACAGGCATAACCTATGACTTTGTAGGATTTGATGCATGTCTTATGGCCGGAATGGAGACAGCTATGGCTGTAGAGCCTTGCGCTGATTATCTGATCGCATCGGAAGAGACAGAACCAGGTACAGGCTGGTACTATACTAATTGGCTTACAGATCTTTCTAATAATACATCTATTGCTACAGTAGATCTTGCCAAGAGGATCATAGATGACTTCACATCAGCAAGTGCATCAGCATCATCCAGATCCAAGACAACTCTTTCTATAATAGATCTTGCAGAGTTCAAGGGAGTGATCCCTGATGTTCTTGCAGGTTTTGGTACAAGCCTTAATGCTCAGCTAAAGAGTGAAGATTACCAGCAAGTAGCCAAGGCAAGGAGCGATACAAGAGAGTTTGCAAGTTCATCTCATATAGATCAGGTTGATCTTGTGAATTTCTGTAATAATCTTGGAACAGATGAAGCAATGAAACTCGCTGATGCTGTCAAGGGATGTGTTAAGTACAATAAGACCTACAATGTGACCAATGCCTATGGAATGAGTGTATACTTTCCGTATAGTTCACTAAAGTCAGTGAATTCTATGGTCAAGATCTATGAAAACCTTGATATGGACGGATCATATTCGGATTCTATCAAGTCTTTTGCCACATTGGAATCATCAGGACAGATAGTTACATCTCAGGCTCCGCAGGGTACGGGACTGTTTGATGTATTGCTGGGAGGAACCGGATCATCGTCGTCTTCATCTTCATCGGTAGATCTTACCTCTATACTGATGCAGGCTCTGTCAGGATCAATGACTAGCACTAATAGTTCATATTCCGGTTCGGGATCTGGATACGGATCACTGCTTGACTATGCATCACTTCTTGGCGGAAGCGGAATCGTAAGTAGTGATTCGATATCAGATATAGCATCACTTCTTGGTAATAGAGCTGTGATCACTTCAGATGATCTTGCTCTTACAAGTAAGGGCGGTCAGGACGTAGTAACACTTTCAGATGAGCAGTGGGCCCAGATGAAGTCAGTAGGTCTGAACGTATTTGTAGATGATGGCGCCGGATATATAGATCTTGGAATTGACAATGTGGCATCTTACAACGATGACGGAGATCTTATAGTATCTTATGACGGAACCTGGATGGCTATAAACGGTCAGGTTGTCGCCTTCTATATATGTCAGGATGACTATGATGAAGAGACAGGATATTACTACACCATGGGATATATACCTGCTGAGCTTAACGGAGTATATGTCAACATCCTGGTAGAGTTTAGCTCTGATAATGAAGAGGGAGTTGTACTTGGAGCCAGCGAAGTATATGAAGGAACGGATGGCGAGAAGACGTTCTCTACAGAAGGTAAAGGGATGATCGAGATCACAGAAGGAGATGAGATAGACTTCTTATGTGACTACTACTCATATGACGGAACGTTCCAGGATAGCTATTATCTAAATGATACGTCTCTTGTAGTGGGATCTGATGGCCTTTATATACAGACACTTACATTGGACAATGAAGGTATATATTATAGCTATAGACTGACAGATTATTACAATGCCAATTACTGGACACCAGTTAAGAAGCTGGAGGGATGA
- a CDS encoding YczE/YyaS/YitT family protein, translating into MLKKRIVMSVLGVLICGFSVGIFKLAAFGVDPFQAFMSGIDHMIPIDFGTLYVIVNAILLTFSLVFNRKKIGIATFINLFLLGYVTQFSYETLQNIFPDPSIPVRAAALIIGIVVICFGSAFYMTADLGVSTYDAVAIIMADTWHMGKFKYLRIITDVVCVVLGVVLFIMSGGMAKDIPTFAGIGTIITAFFMGPLIEFFNEHVARPILK; encoded by the coding sequence ATGTTAAAAAAGAGAATAGTAATGTCAGTACTTGGCGTACTGATATGCGGGTTTTCTGTAGGTATATTCAAGCTTGCGGCATTTGGAGTAGACCCATTTCAGGCCTTTATGAGCGGCATAGATCACATGATCCCGATTGATTTTGGTACGTTATATGTGATCGTCAACGCTATACTGCTTACGTTTAGTCTGGTGTTCAACAGAAAGAAGATAGGTATTGCGACCTTTATCAATCTGTTTCTTTTGGGATATGTTACGCAGTTTAGTTATGAAACGCTTCAGAATATTTTCCCTGATCCGTCTATACCGGTAAGGGCAGCAGCTCTTATTATCGGCATAGTAGTAATATGCTTTGGCTCAGCTTTTTATATGACAGCGGATCTGGGCGTATCTACTTACGACGCTGTTGCTATTATCATGGCAGATACATGGCACATGGGCAAGTTCAAGTACCTTAGGATCATAACAGATGTTGTATGTGTGGTTCTTGGAGTAGTGCTCTTTATCATGAGCGGCGGCATGGCTAAGGATATACCGACATTTGCGGGAATAGGAACTATAATAACAGCATTTTTCATGGGACCTTTAATTGAATTTTTTAATGAACATGTAGCAAGGCCTATATTAAAATAA